The Arachis duranensis cultivar V14167 chromosome 9, aradu.V14167.gnm2.J7QH, whole genome shotgun sequence genomic sequence CTCTGCTTTTTCCCCAACCATGGCTTCTAACAAACACTTCTTAACCTCATCTCTGTTAACGATCTTATTCTCTGCTTGGCTATAACCCAACCTGATCCCAGCGCCAAAAACATCGACGATGAACTTGGCATTGGTGTTCTGGTCACCCCAGGCAGGAAAAGTCAACATTGGAACACCAGAAGCCAGTGATTCCATTGTAGAGTTCCAACCACAGTGAGTGACAAAACACGCCACAGAAGGATGAGACAGAACCTCCTCTTGTGGACTCCATTGAACCACTTTTCCCCTTTCAGCAGTTTTCTCAACGAACCCTTCTGGAAGAACATGTGGCTTCACGTTCCAGTCCTTAGGTGGCAGCTTCAAAACCCACAAAAACGACACCTCAGACTCCAAAAGCCCATGGGCAATTTCGTCTATTTGCTCCTGCGGGTGGTACACCAAGCTCCCGAAGCTTATGTAAACCACCGAACGCGGTTCTCTCGAGTTCAGCCATTCAACGCAGTTCTCTGACTTTGTTATCATGTCTCCACGAATGTTACTTCCTCCCATTCTTGCTTTCGGGTTCTTGAACAACGGGCCCACGGGCCTTATGCACATTGATTTCGAGAAGAAGCTGATGAAATCCTTCTCTAACTCCTCGTATGTGTCCACCAAGATGCAGAAGGGTTTGGACAAGTTCTTGAACTGTTCTAATATGACTGTTCCCAGAATCGGGAAGGGACTGAAAGGGTGCAAGAAATCTGGGATCTCGTTGTGTTTGAGAGTAACGGAAGGTAAATTAACATCGATGTAAGGTTGATCGTGTGAAGGGAAGCTAACCAGTTTGTGGTGGTAGTGATAGTAAGCGGTGAAGACTGCCGTTGACTGAATCCATAAGAGAGCAGAAGGAACACCGTGTTCTTCAGCAACGTCGCAAACCCACGGGAAGAAAGGGTTGTTTATGATGCAAGAGATTGGTTGGTTTGACTCTGCGTGCTTCTTGATCATTTGAGAAACGAATCTCTTTCCGACAACTTCCAGATGCTTCGTGTGATCCCCC encodes the following:
- the LOC107467443 gene encoding putative UDP-glucose glucosyltransferase; translation: MGSEAAIHVLLISFPAQGHINPLLRLGKCLAARGLFVTFSTTEDAGRDIRNANNIAEKFVAPVGDGFLKFEFFDDGLQDDDPIRKNLGDHTKHLEVVGKRFVSQMIKKHAESNQPISCIINNPFFPWVCDVAEEHGVPSALLWIQSTAVFTAYYHYHHKLVSFPSHDQPYIDVNLPSVTLKHNEIPDFLHPFSPFPILGTVILEQFKNLSKPFCILVDTYEELEKDFISFFSKSMCIRPVGPLFKNPKARMGGSNIRGDMITKSENCVEWLNSREPRSVVYISFGSLVYHPQEQIDEIAHGLLESEVSFLWVLKLPPKDWNVKPHVLPEGFVEKTAERGKVVQWSPQEEVLSHPSVACFVTHCGWNSTMESLASGVPMLTFPAWGDQNTNAKFIVDVFGAGIRLGYSQAENKIVNRDEVKKCLLEAMVGEKAEQLKQNALKWKKAADDAISDGGSSDRNLDAFVEDIKNRGAAALNVISSINNNNNNNKIPY